The sequence TACGCTCaaaaatatgcatatacataagtgCAAACGGGGCTTTTAAATTTACTCAATTTGTGTTAAATTCATGACCTAATACAATTTAAAAATGCGCCCATACATAAGCTGTAACCGGGGCTTTTAAACTTAATCAATTTATGCTAGATTCAAGACATACTACCATTTGAGATAtgcttaaaaatatgtatatacataagcagTAAATAGGGCCTTTAAATTTAATCAGTTTAGGTTAGATTCATGAAATAATCTTATTTAACATATGCTTAAAATTATGCATTTACATAAGCTGTAAAGGGGGCttttaaatttaactaatttatGTTAGATTCATGAAATATGAAACAATCTAATTTAAAAGACgcttaaaaatatgcatatacCTTAGTGGAAAAAAGGGGGGAATTACTTTATATCTatattagagttgggtcgtttcattctgaacttgttcaattgaccggatttctcaactgaacaagtaggCTAGATCTTCGATCGCGATTCTAATTGTTCTTTTGGTTCATTTGTTccctttagttcgttttatcttagGTTATCCTTTCTCCCTTCTCATTCGCGAGCATTGTTAATTCCTATACACCTACGCATAAATTCTGGGCACGAATGTCGGTGAGACCACTTGCACCAAATATGCGTGGTATTCTTTGTGGGTGGCATTGCTGCAGCAGTGTATGTATATACTAGTAATGGAAAATCTCTTTTGTAAGAAAACTAATAACGTTTCTTAAACTCGGGAGGATCTTATTTACAATTCACGTCTATACTCTttaaatttcctggatcttccgaaattcgTAACTTTCTTTTGAAATTAATTAAACCCATATGCATATACTAACATAGTTACTCATAACTCATTTAAACATATATACGCAAAGCCTTGCAGCATACCCGCCCCCAtctatactgggtggggtttttTTTTGCGGGTGCAAGCAGCAGCGGACATATTTGCCTGAAAAGGAAAGGGAACCGATGAACAAAAGGaataacttgttcgttcatcagaaagaACTAAGgaatcgaatctctgaaatgaacgaaaaaacaACTCTAATCCATATGAATGCAAATTGCAATCTTTTTATTTTCAGGCCTGaaatgtattttttgtttatgcTATGCACATATATTACGCCAAGGGCGTATTCGTTCGAATATAATTAGATTGTAAGGAAGAACACTTTTGAAGGGTGTGAAATAGTGCCGCTGACGGCCAATAAGCGTTGAACCTTTTACGCTAGGTTCATGATTATCGAGCGTTAATATGCACGGCataccaaatttttaaatttcgaattattaaatttaaaatgaattacaATTAAATATTTGATATCACATGCGTAAGTATGAAAAATGCATTAACTATAGGGGCTTAATTAGCTTTAGAGACTGGACATGCAAATTTGTATATTGCATAACCCTAATTGAAATGTAAAACGGAATATATTATTTAGACGGGTCCGGACTACTTTCATTTGCCCGTATTGAAAATAagtacattcatatgtacatagatatatttcagttttttcttttttaaacgaattataaataaaatattgtaataatgggaatgctggcgtctataattatttagaaggcactaggcaGGGTTTACAGgtaggggccaccgaaatacaggtgcgtcagtggccatggattttgagggtgggtttaagcaccgggcgtcgcaacaacacccgtgGAGCCCCCAacttatattcggcccttttcctttttgtattttaatttttcagcgttttttttttaatttcagcgttagtaatcggccatgtccggttcggtaatttttttttgcgttagatttatttatttttttttgaattttaaattttgaatgttttaatgtttttaacggtctgtccggcgaaccggatgtcgttttaattttgaattataagcgttttgagtcgtctctgcgcttctgtcagttttttttgaatctgacagctgagtttttttaaggcatgatatgacattttttctgattatggcgcaggaacagtaaggttggcaaggacccgccccagccgacaatgactagccattgtgcaccaccacatcatgccgaccgccttccttactgcttccatagaAGATGAGATTCCATAACAATTCATTTATGAAATAAACgcaatatattaaaaaagaaaagtgcgcaagcgaaaattttgataaaaaatcgtgGTTTTTACGTTAACGTGTGATTTTCTAACTTTAGGGCcaggtgacttataaccataaaatcataaccagataaaacagctgatcgaacccaccttatggaaatcaatgtaattgattaatggtgccgtaccataacgctaacgccataagcATACCATAGCCATCCAATTCGTTTTTGgcttctcgccatatccataacataGAAATATTTaggttggtgaatttaataaatttttgtagattttattaattgttttggatacgttatgactaagaggcttattttttgtggaatatatttgtaattttttgcgttttcttcatttttatgaaattttcacgattcttTAGTTAAGGCaacattaatcgatcacattggagatggttatggatataaGTATGGTTACGACCACAAATCACAcaaacaagattgcgcattgcgcatggaaacaaaagatcagctgttttttatgggcaatttttacgtcattttcctttagctcttgtttttttctctctttctttgaTTCGCTCAAGCAGTTAAGTGTGACGTATATgcacagaacgaagcaattttgaactcgtgaattcgcaatcttctgtgtgtgatttgtggtttCGACTATGGCGGTAGGGTTAAAGCTGCAGACactggtgcgttatcggtaaccgtatcgttAACCTTAtgacagctgattcgaccaaccttatgggaatcaatgtaatcgattattagTGCCATATggtaacgctaaggtcgtaacagtatcgtagccaaccaattggttgttggttttccgccatatccataacctaaaaatatttgagttggtgaatttaataacgttttgtagattttattcattgttttgaatacgttttgactaggagacttattctttgtggaatatgtttgtattttttgcgttttcttcatttttatgaaactcacgatttttaggttaaggcaccattaatcgataacaatgtatcttatagggttacgttagggatacgactacagcaatACGACAAACGgtaccaatgactccgctttaaaggttcatgcacattaCACGACGCTTCATGTAGCGACACGTTCCGACAAAATATTCGCGGCAGAGTCAACAACTTGGTCGTGTCGTGCGACTGTCGCTTGGAGGGCAtggctccataagaatacatgcaaagaaaaatttgtcgctacatgtcgcgtcgtataatgtgcatgaaccttaaGGAAGTTTAATCGGCACGTTTGTCTCGTTGCGGGGTTTGTGTCTATACATTAAACGTTTTATATTCCTTAAAAATACTACCCTggcaattttttgtatttttggtttgtttttgttataaacgTATCGTTCGCCAATAGTTCCTTCAAATTTATTGTATCAATCTGTTTTTGAAAATCGAATTCGTTACTATAATTATTTGGCTTAATCCATGGTAAAGGTTGAGCTTGTGACCTCTAATTAATGAAAATTTCTTGGCATGACAAATCTCACATCATTTGGATCAATGCAAAACCAGAAAAGCAGGCATCACAACCGTTAAGAAATCAGCTTGAGTGTTTGCTTTCGCTTGCCACTCGCAGTATTTGGCCTTGATTTTACTCATATTTCCATTTCGTGTGCGCTTGCTTTTGGGTACATTAAAAAGTAAATTCTATTTATTATGGCAAGTATTAAGATGATGCCAAGAGTTTCGCGGCGTTTGGTTGCATTCGATTTCGATTGCACGGTCGTGGACGATAATACAGACACAGTTGTGCGCGATCTATTGCCCAAAGACAAATTGCCCAGCGAGACTATTATTCAAAAGGAAGGATGGCAGGAATACATGGGTGAGGTTTTCAAACGTTTGCATCAACAATGCTACTCGCCACAGTCGATACGCGAGAAAATTCGTGCCATACCGGAAGTACCTGGATTTGTGCGTTTACTTAAGCGTTTACACCAGTCGCCAGGGAAAAAATACGATCTAATCATTGTCAGTGATTCCAATAGCGTTTTTATAAAGGAATGGTTAGAGGCGCATGGACTGACAAATTGTTTTCAAAGTATTTTTACAAATCCAGCACATTTTGACAACGATGGCTTGTTGCATGTGCGACCATATCACCATCAAACTGAATGCCAATTGAGCGCCGCCAACTTGTGCAAAGGAAAAATAATGGAACATTTCGTTGCCAAACGAAATTTACGTGACAATACCCATTACGAATGTATTATTTATGTGGGCGATGGTCACAATGACCTATGTCCTGTGCTCAAACTGCGAGAGGGTGATATAGCCTGTCCGCGCCAAGATTTCGCATTGGACAAAAAGATAACAGCGCACAGGCATAAGATGGACTTGCGTGCGGATATTGTAGTATGGAAGAATGGATTTGAGTTGTTGAAACAACTGGCGGAACGTGATATAACATTGGCCGATGCAGATGCAGGAGAGTCAACAGcggcaaaaccaaaaaaaaattaaattgttaattGGCGACATTAAACTAGTTGTAAAAtgcaaattttagattttatgcTTATCGAATTAAATTGGTAATCTCACTGCTTATGGATGTTATCATATTCATGATGTACTAGAAATTCTATCTAATATTGTTTTGTGCTTAATAGGCTCAATGGGGGTTGTGTGAATGCAAGTATCTAACTTGATATGTTCTTCAAATAGTTGTAACCTATATTTGTTGGTAAATATTTAAATGTGCAAACGAGAAGTGTTAGGTGCGAGCGTAAATTAAAATTGTTATATGTTTGTAAACTGTTGTGTCACGTAATAAACATGTATTTATGAAAGTGTTGTAAATTgtgcttaaacaaaaaaaaaaaaaaaaaattattgttctcacTTGACACGATCGAAGTGCGCGCCATGGGTTTAATTACGTTCATAAACAATATTGACAATTCAAAACTAAATATCTTTAATCACAGCTGCACATTTCAGCAAATTTTCCTTTAAAGAGCCAGGATTTCgaaaatattgaaaatgtgggACCGTAGGGGAGAGTGTACAGATTCCGAAAAAAAACCGTCCACCCTATAGTTTTTGTACGTCTTATACCCACTCAGTagttaggtgattcaattttgaatttccctacatatcaatacattttgattactctttctgactaaataatgagttatcatacaattgaacaaaagaaataatcaaatatgaatacttttgatgatgaaaaacgcttcccaaggcagtcggttctatgtaccggagcgactcgggatttttcccgaccaaggactgtcatttcagtgtaaccccatttaatttgtttcgtccctcccacaaattgtcatcctcccagcagctccttgcagcaggactgctccatattctcttgctccgggaaggtatcgaatccaatccgggtccgtctcctgacctcggtcctgagaaatggttttgctgcatctgccggaaaagaatctttttaggacggtcatactctgttcagtgtgtctcgtgtaagggatggttgcatcggagaggttgttctgggcttgatcccaaaacccgacgtccacgtaacttttataaatcttttgtggctccttgctgttcacgcccaagggcgtcccgtagtctacgtctaagcgcccccccattaccttccagcagccccgctgttcagcaagccacaacaagtacccgctgctgctcgcgccttacggcgccaacaactcaaacagctgctaccactcataactacaatcttcgtagtagagtcggaagcaatgctgagcaacagcccctgcccccgtcttctccccccctcttttccggcagcaatcgtgtaggtcagggaaacagactcttagtccctacctccgtttgcaccgtttgccagcaaagaatatatatgtttgcgacatccgcccaatgcagctcctgcctcgggtggtgccactttcctagatgttctggtctccgcgacggcaacccctcgacgggtttcatcgcgccatgttgccaggtcgcaaacccaaatcatccgggtaccccaatgcttgcccaaggacgcccagtcccagggccacaacagcaattgcgtcctggccttcctcaacccaggcgtagtcacccgtcacttacccccagagtggcgacgtctcccctcatgcacttcagaattctgcagttaaactgtaatggactaactgggaagattacggagatagtcaatttcatgaagcggcacaacatccgcattgctgcgattcaagagactaaactcacagcacgatctgcattgcagacctgctctgggtataatgtccacagaaaagatcgcgagagcggaaatggaggcggcctcgcgtttataatacaccactctgtgcaatatcacatatttgatcctggcatcgaccgcagggacaacgtcttagaacgtcaaggcctatctgtccggtcaggcgatgcaaacctagaaatcatcaacatctacatcccccctgccacctgttgccccggtggataccaccctaatattagagccttactcactggaaacaatcgcattattttaggcgacttcaatgcccatcatgatctatggcattcaaatttgcgggcggacagtaggggcgagatgttggcggatcaaatagaagaaacgacgttctgcacaataaacggagacgcccccacacgtatggtaggaagctgtcacagttcgccagatatctcaatcgtgagcgcagaactcgtaaactgcgtcaactggcagccgatggtatcattggcatccgaccacctgcctatacttgtttcgctcgagcgtaccgccgacttcatcgtcaccgaaaaacgcactttcataaactttaaaaaaggaaagtggggagaatataaatcctttacagacaacctctttgctgccctccctatcccgactgatgcccgccaaggggagcgtgccttccgcaaggtcattgaatccgcctcggcacgtttcattcccgccgggagaattcccgaaatccggccccacttcccggcggaggccgcaaacttagcgagagaacgtgaccttataaggcagcttgatccaggcgacccccaaataagggatataaaccaacgcatcagattgcttgtggatgaacacaagcgggcgaaatgggaggagcacctaagaggttgtaacctctctaccggtgtgggtaaactttggtccaccgtaaagtccctatcgaatccgactaagcacaaagacaaagtttccatcgcctttggcgacaaagtgctgtcggatgcgaaaaaatgcgcgagcgctttctgccgacaatatataatgcattctgcggtcgacaaagttagacggagggccaacagacacgcacataaacacaaattcagcgcgtcaccaatcaccatcaccgctaaagaggttgaggacgccattggtcgcgctaaaccatccaaagcagtgggcccagacggcatagccatgccgatgcttaaaagcctagggaaagagggtttcaaatatttagcgcaggtcttcaacctgtctctttccacctttgtcatacccgagaaatggagaatggccaaggtggtcccgctactaaagcctggtaaaccagctaacataggagagtcgtatcgtccgatatctctcctatcgccagtggcaaagacgctcgaagccattttgctcccttatttccaagcaaatttgcaactagcctcccatcagcatggcttcagaaaactccatagcactacctccgcgctaaatgccattagcacccagataaattgcggtttaaatcaaaacccccaccatagaacagtactcgtagcgctagacctatcaaaagcttttgatacggtcaaccacggctcgttactgcaagacctggaagggtctacccttcccccatgtcttaaaaggtggaccgcaaattatctgggtggtcggcaggcatcggtgctatttagaaacgaaacatcaaagccaaggagaattaaacaaggggtgccacagggtggtgtcctatccccacttttgtttaatttctacatatctaagctaccttcaccaccggaaggagtcacaatcgtttcctacgccgatgactgcacagtaatggccacaggcccaggcccacagatcgatgagctatgcaataaaataaacggctacctccctgatctctccagttttttggcctcgcgaaacctggcattatcaccgactaaatcttccgcgaccttatttacaacatggacgtcccaaatgtcgaccattttgaacatccacgtcgatggctctacgctaccgactgtcctacaccccaaaatcttgggtgtgacgtttgatcaggatctacattttggtgagcacgcagccgcaattgttccgagaattcagagccgtaacaaaatcctcaaatcccttgctggcagtacctggggaaaagataaagaaacgctcatgactacatacaaagcaattagccagccgattacgtgctacgc is a genomic window of Eurosta solidaginis isolate ZX-2024a chromosome 4, ASM4086904v1, whole genome shotgun sequence containing:
- the LOC137247553 gene encoding probable phosphatase phospho2, which produces MASIKMMPRVSRRLVAFDFDCTVVDDNTDTVVRDLLPKDKLPSETIIQKEGWQEYMGEVFKRLHQQCYSPQSIREKIRAIPEVPGFVRLLKRLHQSPGKKYDLIIVSDSNSVFIKEWLEAHGLTNCFQSIFTNPAHFDNDGLLHVRPYHHQTECQLSAANLCKGKIMEHFVAKRNLRDNTHYECIIYVGDGHNDLCPVLKLREGDIACPRQDFALDKKITAHRHKMDLRADIVVWKNGFELLKQLAERDITLADADAGESTAAKPKKN